GTTCTAAAGCCTATGAAAATATTATTGTCTATCACCATCGCTCTCTGTCTGTTGAGCTGCGTCTCTCAAGTAACATTCGCGGCCGAACCAGAACAGCATCCACGACAACTGACTCTGGCTGACGCCGTCAATCTGGCGCTGGCTGCAAACCCTGCGTTGACTCTGACTCGCAACCGCCAGGCGGCGGCGAACGTCAGCGTCGAGGCAGCCCAGGCCAATTTTCTCCCCGATCTGCAGGCGAAAACTCGCGCCAGCGAGCGCTATGCCCAGGACGCCATTCCGGGACAGGGGAACGACTCCCGTTCCTTAAGCCTCGGCCTCTCCTCCAGCCTCAATCTGTTCAACGGCTTCGCCGACGAAGCCAGCCTCAGCAACGCCCGGCGCCAACTCGATGCCGCCGCAGCCACCCTGTTGCGCCAGCAACAGGCCACCGCCTTCAACGCGGCGACCGCCTATATCAATGTTTTGTCCAATCGTGAACTGGTCAAGGTGGCCGAACAGAATCTGGTCCGGGAAGAGGCGTTGCGCGCCCAGATCGAGGCGTTCTATCAGGCGGGAAATCGCTCAGTGACGGACCTCTATCAACAACAAGCCGCCAAGGCCCAGGCCGAACTCGATCTGCTTGACGCCCGGCGCAACCTTGAGGTCGCTCTCCTGCTGCTGGCCCAGAGCCTGGGCCAGCAGCCCCCCTGGGCCGTCGACCCGCAGCCCCTCAATCCCCTGGCACTGGTTGACAGTCTGAAAGGGCTCGAGCCGGGCGCAGCACTGCAGTTTGCACTCAAAGCGCGCCCCGACCTGATCGCCCAGAACAGGCTGGTTGAGGCGGCGCAAGATACGACCCGTGAGGCTGCGGCCGGCCGCCTGCCCCGCCTTGATCTGGTAGCCAGTGCCGACACCGGATACAGTTCGCTCAACAGCGGACGCGCTATTGGTGCCCAGCTCAGTCAGGATAATGGCGTCGCCACCCTCGGATTAACCCTCAGCGTACCGATATTTGATCGCGCCAAGACCCGCAGCGAGGTCAGCCAAGCACGCATCGCCGAGCAGGATGCCACAGTCAAGGTGGTTCAACTGCGGCAACAGATCGGCGTCGAAGTCGGCCAGGCGGTCGCCGATTACCGGCGTGCCGAGCTTCAACTGACCCTCACCCAGGCCCAGCTCAAGTTCGCCCGTCAAGCCCTGGATGCCGCCCTCGCCCGCTACCAGGCCGGCGCGGCGAGCTGGGTTGAGCGCGCTACCGCCCGCACGACCTTTGTCCAGACCGCCGGAGCCGAAGTGCGGGCCCGTTACGCCCTGCTCCAGCAGGGACTGGCCGTAGGTTACGCTCGCGGTGATATTCAACTTCTGCTGACCCGCATCCCCTCAGGCAAGGAATAACCATGAAGCATCCACGACTTTTCTGGGGCGGTTTGACCCTTCTGCTGTTGCTGTTGATTGCCGGCACGCTGATGTTTTTCACCGATGGCATGGGCAGCGACCCGGCAAGCAAAACCTATGTGAGCACCCCCGTTCGCCGTGGCGTTTTTGAACGTACGGTCTCGAGCACCGGCACCCTGGCGGCGGTTGAAACCGTAACCGTCGGCACCGAAGTCTCGGGGACCATCGACCAGGTGCGGGTTGATTTTAATGACCATGTTAAAAAGGGCGAGGTGCTGGCGACCCTCAAACCCGACCTTTTTAACGCGGCCGTGGCCGATGCCCGGGCGACCGTAGACAAAGCCACCGCCGATCTGGCTCAGGCTGAGCGCGAGCTGGAACGCAACCAGCCGCTCTTTGCCCAGGGCTACCTTTCAGAACAAGAAATTCTGCCGCTGCGCTACAACGTCGATCGCGGCCGCGCCAGCCTCGCCTCTGCCCAGGCCAGCCTGTCCCGCGCGAGCATCAACCAGCGCAACTCTACCATCCGCTCCCCCATCGCCGGCACCGTCATCCAACGCAGCGTCGACGCAGGTCAGACCGTCGCCGCCAGCCTCAACACACCGACCCTGTTCATTATCGCGCGCGACTTGAGCCGCATGCAGATCGAGGCCGATGTCGACGAGACCGACATCGGCCAGATTCACCCCGACCAGGCTGTCCG
Above is a genomic segment from Geopsychrobacter electrodiphilus DSM 16401 containing:
- a CDS encoding TolC family protein, producing MKILLSITIALCLLSCVSQVTFAAEPEQHPRQLTLADAVNLALAANPALTLTRNRQAAANVSVEAAQANFLPDLQAKTRASERYAQDAIPGQGNDSRSLSLGLSSSLNLFNGFADEASLSNARRQLDAAAATLLRQQQATAFNAATAYINVLSNRELVKVAEQNLVREEALRAQIEAFYQAGNRSVTDLYQQQAAKAQAELDLLDARRNLEVALLLLAQSLGQQPPWAVDPQPLNPLALVDSLKGLEPGAALQFALKARPDLIAQNRLVEAAQDTTREAAAGRLPRLDLVASADTGYSSLNSGRAIGAQLSQDNGVATLGLTLSVPIFDRAKTRSEVSQARIAEQDATVKVVQLRQQIGVEVGQAVADYRRAELQLTLTQAQLKFARQALDAALARYQAGAASWVERATARTTFVQTAGAEVRARYALLQQGLAVGYARGDIQLLLTRIPSGKE
- a CDS encoding efflux RND transporter periplasmic adaptor subunit; translation: MKHPRLFWGGLTLLLLLLIAGTLMFFTDGMGSDPASKTYVSTPVRRGVFERTVSSTGTLAAVETVTVGTEVSGTIDQVRVDFNDHVKKGEVLATLKPDLFNAAVADARATVDKATADLAQAERELERNQPLFAQGYLSEQEILPLRYNVDRGRASLASAQASLSRASINQRNSTIRSPIAGTVIQRSVDAGQTVAASLNTPTLFIIARDLSRMQIEADVDETDIGQIHPDQAVRFSVQSYPERNFTGRVRQVRLQSKTVQSVVTYTVIVSADNPDRLLLPGMTATVDFVVEHLDDSLLVPTSALRFAPEEKKPGTPRKKRVETDNQRVYRLQGTAQLEPVKVKLISSDGQHAAVSSEELKVGDLIVTALGQEDKTSKKSFSLFGAMRGKPKR